The following proteins come from a genomic window of Limnohabitans sp. 103DPR2:
- the fdhF gene encoding formate dehydrogenase subunit alpha, with product MNAPVSKELLAPPSVEFKLNDQTVVGFEGESILNAAKRHGIEIPHLCYKEGMRADGNCRACVVEIKGERTLAPSCCRNVTPGLEVLSQSLRAKKSQEMVLELLLSDMPDQGYKWTEAGQHGELSDWAQAMNVTVRPELQSLRREQPSADVSHPAMAVNLDACIQCNRCVRACREEQVNDVIGYAHRGAHSQIVFDVQDDMGSSSCVACGECVQACPTGALMPKTQVGSQVVDQKIDSVCPFCGVGCLLTYNVKDNRIVSVEGRDGPANHNRLCVKGRFGFDYIQHPQRLTVPLIRKAGVPKDPEAIQHLNRNAAQWSDVFREATWEEALAIGAGKLKQLRDVHGPKSLAGFGSAKGSNEEAYLFQKLVRTGFGSNNVDHCTRLCHASSVSALLEGVGSAAVSNQVNDVEHAGLILVIGSNPTANHPVAATWMKNAAKRGTKIVLADPRVTDIGKHAWRTLQFKPDTDVAMLNALIYTVIEEGLVDQDFIQTRANNYEALKQNIQGYSPEAMAPICGVPAATLREVAREFATSKAAMILWGMGVSQHVHGTDNARCLIALVTVTGQIGKPGSGLHPLRGQNNVQGASDAGLIPMMYPNYQRVSNPDTHAWFEKFWNTPLDSQPGYTVVEIMHKALADDADPHKIRGMYVMGENPAMSDPDLNHARHALASLEHLVVQDIFMTETAWLADVVLPATAWPEKTGTVTNTDRMVQMGRQAVDAPGHAKADLWIVQQMAKGMGLNWHYEGEHHGVAAVYEEMRQAMHEVISGISWDRLARESSVTYPCLTEEDPGEPIVFKEHFATDDGRVHLVPADIIPANERPDAQYPFVLITGRQLEHWHTGSMTRRATVLDAIEPEATASLCGADLLSLGVNAGDVITLTSRRGEVTLRVRRDDGTPQGAVFVPFAYYEAAANLMTNAALDPVGKIPEFKYCAIAVKAGGQLSEAVGFFQAPA from the coding sequence ATGAACGCCCCTGTGTCCAAAGAATTGCTGGCGCCACCTAGCGTTGAATTCAAACTCAATGACCAAACCGTGGTCGGCTTTGAAGGTGAGTCCATTCTCAATGCGGCCAAGCGACATGGCATTGAGATTCCGCACCTCTGCTACAAAGAAGGCATGCGCGCAGATGGCAATTGCCGTGCATGCGTGGTGGAAATCAAAGGCGAAAGAACGCTGGCCCCCAGCTGCTGCCGCAATGTCACCCCAGGCCTTGAGGTCTTGAGCCAAAGCCTTCGCGCCAAAAAGAGCCAAGAGATGGTGTTGGAGTTGTTGCTGTCGGATATGCCTGATCAGGGTTACAAATGGACAGAAGCAGGGCAACATGGTGAGCTGAGCGATTGGGCGCAGGCCATGAATGTCACGGTCAGACCTGAACTTCAAAGTCTGCGGCGGGAGCAGCCTTCGGCTGATGTCTCGCATCCGGCCATGGCTGTCAACTTAGATGCATGCATTCAGTGCAACCGATGTGTTCGTGCTTGTCGTGAAGAGCAAGTGAACGATGTCATCGGCTATGCACATCGCGGTGCGCACAGTCAAATTGTGTTTGATGTGCAAGACGACATGGGCAGTAGCAGTTGCGTTGCTTGTGGCGAGTGTGTGCAGGCTTGCCCTACCGGGGCACTGATGCCCAAGACGCAAGTGGGCTCGCAAGTGGTTGATCAAAAAATCGACTCTGTGTGCCCCTTCTGCGGTGTGGGCTGCTTGCTCACTTACAACGTGAAAGACAATCGCATTGTGAGTGTGGAGGGGCGAGATGGTCCCGCCAACCACAATCGCCTTTGTGTCAAAGGTCGTTTTGGATTTGATTACATCCAGCACCCGCAGCGTCTCACAGTACCGCTGATTCGCAAAGCAGGCGTGCCCAAGGACCCAGAAGCCATTCAACACCTCAATCGCAATGCCGCGCAGTGGTCTGATGTTTTCAGAGAAGCCACATGGGAAGAGGCGCTGGCCATAGGTGCTGGCAAATTGAAACAATTGCGAGATGTGCACGGCCCTAAATCTTTGGCGGGCTTTGGTTCCGCCAAAGGCAGCAACGAAGAAGCCTACTTGTTCCAAAAATTGGTGCGAACAGGCTTTGGCTCTAACAACGTTGACCATTGCACGCGCTTGTGCCATGCCTCTAGCGTGTCTGCATTGCTAGAGGGCGTTGGCTCTGCCGCTGTCAGCAATCAGGTGAACGATGTGGAACATGCTGGCTTGATTTTGGTCATAGGTTCCAACCCTACAGCCAACCATCCTGTGGCCGCTACCTGGATGAAAAACGCTGCCAAGCGCGGGACCAAGATTGTCTTGGCAGATCCCCGTGTCACCGACATTGGCAAACACGCTTGGCGCACATTGCAGTTCAAGCCCGATACCGATGTGGCCATGCTCAATGCACTGATCTACACCGTGATTGAAGAAGGCTTGGTCGATCAGGATTTCATTCAAACACGTGCCAACAACTACGAAGCACTTAAGCAAAATATTCAGGGCTATAGCCCCGAAGCCATGGCGCCCATATGCGGCGTACCGGCAGCAACGTTGCGTGAAGTCGCGCGTGAATTTGCCACCAGTAAAGCGGCGATGATTTTGTGGGGCATGGGTGTCAGTCAACATGTGCATGGCACCGACAATGCGCGTTGCCTCATTGCCTTGGTTACAGTAACAGGACAGATTGGAAAACCCGGTTCAGGCCTGCATCCCTTGCGCGGTCAAAACAACGTGCAGGGTGCCAGCGATGCGGGCCTCATTCCTATGATGTACCCTAACTACCAACGCGTCTCTAACCCCGATACCCACGCTTGGTTTGAAAAATTTTGGAACACACCCTTAGACAGTCAACCCGGCTACACCGTTGTCGAGATCATGCACAAGGCCTTAGCCGATGACGCAGATCCGCACAAAATTCGCGGCATGTATGTCATGGGCGAAAACCCCGCCATGAGCGATCCAGATTTGAACCATGCAAGGCATGCCTTGGCATCGCTAGAGCACTTGGTGGTGCAAGATATTTTCATGACCGAAACCGCGTGGTTGGCCGATGTGGTTTTGCCTGCAACGGCATGGCCAGAAAAAACTGGCACCGTGACCAACACCGATCGCATGGTGCAAATGGGTCGACAAGCTGTGGATGCACCAGGCCATGCCAAGGCTGATTTGTGGATCGTTCAGCAAATGGCCAAAGGCATGGGCTTGAATTGGCACTATGAAGGTGAGCATCATGGTGTGGCGGCGGTCTACGAAGAAATGCGCCAAGCCATGCACGAAGTGATCAGCGGCATTTCATGGGATCGCTTGGCGCGCGAGTCCAGTGTCACGTACCCTTGCCTGACAGAAGAAGACCCAGGCGAGCCCATCGTCTTCAAAGAGCATTTCGCAACAGACGATGGCCGGGTTCATTTGGTGCCAGCTGACATCATTCCTGCCAATGAGAGACCCGACGCGCAATATCCCTTTGTGCTGATCACGGGCAGGCAGCTCGAGCACTGGCACACGGGTAGCATGACGCGAAGAGCCACCGTGCTTGATGCCATTGAACCTGAAGCAACGGCGTCTTTGTGTGGTGCTGATTTGCTGTCCTTGGGAGTGAATGCGGGCGACGTCATCACCTTGACTTCACGGCGTGGCGAAGTGACTTTGCGGGTTCGTCGTGACGATGGCACACCGCAAGGCGCCGTGTTTGTACCCTTTGCTTATTATGAGGCGGCAGCCAATTTAATGACCAATGCCGCGCTTGACCCGGTTGGCAAAATTCCTGAATTCAAATATTGCGCCATTGCCGTCAAGGCAGGCGGCCAATTGTCGGAAGCTGTGGGATTTTTTCAAGCGCCTGCGTGA
- the queC gene encoding 7-cyano-7-deazaguanine synthase QueC has protein sequence MSTFNTSALVLFSGGQDSATCLAWALERYERVETIGFQYGQRHVIELACREHFIKGIKQQFPQWAHKLGEDHMLDLSLLGQISNTALTADKAIEMQQNGLPNTFVPGRNLLFLTFAATIAYRRQLKMIVGGMCETDYSGYPDCRDDTLKALQVALSLGLDTRLVLETPLMWLDKAQTWTMAEKLGGQTLVSLIEEETHTCYLGDRTHRYAWGYGCNTCPACDLRRTGHERYKKQSPHAGA, from the coding sequence ATGTCCACTTTCAACACCTCTGCCCTTGTCCTGTTTTCAGGTGGCCAAGACTCCGCCACCTGCTTGGCTTGGGCACTCGAAAGATACGAGCGCGTTGAAACCATTGGCTTTCAGTATGGCCAGCGGCACGTCATTGAATTGGCCTGCCGCGAACACTTCATCAAAGGCATCAAGCAACAATTTCCGCAGTGGGCCCACAAGCTTGGCGAAGACCACATGCTAGACCTCAGCTTGCTGGGGCAAATCAGCAACACGGCACTCACAGCCGACAAAGCCATTGAGATGCAGCAAAACGGCTTGCCCAACACCTTTGTGCCAGGTCGCAATTTGTTGTTCCTCACCTTTGCTGCCACCATTGCTTACCGTCGCCAACTCAAAATGATTGTGGGCGGCATGTGCGAAACTGATTACTCTGGTTACCCTGATTGCCGAGACGACACCCTCAAAGCGCTCCAAGTGGCTTTGAGTTTGGGCCTGGACACGCGCTTGGTGCTCGAGACACCCTTGATGTGGCTCGACAAAGCGCAGACCTGGACCATGGCAGAGAAATTAGGCGGACAGACTTTGGTTTCTTTGATCGAAGAAGAAACTCACACTTGCTACTTGGGTGACCGCACGCACCGCTACGCTTGGGGTTACGGCTGCAACACCTGCCCCGCTTGCGATTTGCGTCGCACGGGGCATGAGCGCTACAAAAAACAAAGTCCTCACGCAGGCGCTTGA
- a CDS encoding ABC transporter permease — protein MKSITRQEWYGALVAVLVLGALLTVASPYFLTTGNLSNILVQASVIALLAGGQTFVILTGGVDLAVGALTALAGAVAGHLMIKVGVDPYAAMLVALGIGAAVGLFNGYLVAFVGIPAFIVTLGGLTLWRGLAFDLTGGFDNAGLPDPLPFLGYGQVLGIPMPTLITGIFFVVMAFILSSTKIGRYVYAMGSNEMGARQVGINIRWYKLGVYVISGLSCALGAIVLMARMDSSSGKMAQMFELDAIAAVILGGTSLFGGRGSIWGSLLGAVLITMIRNGMNLMEVSQFKQMMAIGAVVIVAVWIDVIRRKHLLKK, from the coding sequence ATGAAATCAATCACCCGACAAGAATGGTACGGCGCCCTGGTGGCAGTGCTCGTATTGGGCGCACTGCTCACAGTGGCTTCACCGTACTTCTTAACGACTGGCAATTTGTCCAATATCTTGGTGCAAGCCTCGGTCATTGCCTTGTTGGCGGGCGGTCAAACTTTTGTGATCTTGACGGGCGGCGTGGATTTGGCGGTGGGCGCGCTCACCGCCTTGGCCGGCGCAGTGGCCGGCCACTTGATGATCAAGGTGGGCGTCGATCCTTATGCGGCCATGCTGGTGGCATTGGGCATTGGCGCTGCAGTGGGTTTGTTCAATGGCTACTTGGTGGCGTTTGTGGGCATTCCCGCCTTCATCGTCACCTTGGGTGGCCTGACCTTGTGGCGCGGATTGGCGTTTGACCTGACGGGCGGCTTTGACAACGCTGGCTTGCCCGATCCCCTGCCCTTCTTGGGCTACGGACAAGTGTTGGGCATTCCCATGCCCACACTGATCACGGGCATCTTCTTTGTGGTGATGGCCTTCATTTTGTCGAGCACCAAAATTGGCCGCTATGTGTACGCCATGGGCTCGAATGAAATGGGCGCGCGCCAAGTCGGCATCAACATCCGTTGGTACAAGCTGGGTGTGTACGTCATCTCGGGTTTGTCTTGTGCATTGGGTGCCATCGTGTTGATGGCCCGCATGGATTCGTCCAGCGGCAAGATGGCGCAGATGTTTGAACTCGATGCCATAGCTGCTGTGATTTTGGGCGGCACCTCGTTGTTTGGTGGCCGGGGTAGCATTTGGGGCAGCTTGCTAGGTGCTGTGCTGATCACCATGATTCGCAATGGCATGAACTTGATGGAAGTCTCTCAGTTCAAACAGATGATGGCCATTGGTGCCGTGGTCATTGTGGCGGTCTGGATTGATGTGATAAGGCGCAAGCACCTGTTAAAGAAATAA
- a CDS encoding sugar ABC transporter substrate-binding protein: protein MITKRTFGRLAIAAAAATLFTSAMAADVTVAYITNGNTNEGWTLINGGAKKAGSAPGVKFIELAAEKGELSKQLAIVEDMITRKVNAIAIAPVDSAGIAPAINKALAAGIAVVAVDTGITGAKITSYVATDNIKAANVQGKWAAGEIKDGDTVIYVTGDQGQSTGQERKKGFIDALNAGRKNVKIVEVPTTWDQTMAQNGVEAALRSNPNAKVIACAWDGGALGAKAALMAAGKKPGDIKIAGFDGSPGGLDMMKQGWQQANAAQMLAKIGQVGVETAVAAAQGKKVEARIDTGSFLVLPSNVDKFAADSGVGQFMKVKAK, encoded by the coding sequence ATGATCACAAAACGTACTTTTGGCCGTTTGGCCATTGCGGCAGCTGCAGCCACTTTGTTCACCTCGGCCATGGCGGCCGACGTGACCGTGGCCTACATCACCAACGGCAACACCAATGAAGGTTGGACCCTGATCAACGGCGGCGCCAAGAAAGCTGGCTCTGCACCTGGCGTCAAGTTCATTGAACTGGCTGCCGAAAAAGGTGAGCTCTCCAAACAACTGGCCATCGTGGAAGACATGATCACGCGCAAGGTCAACGCCATTGCCATCGCCCCTGTTGATTCAGCAGGCATTGCCCCCGCCATCAACAAAGCTTTGGCCGCTGGCATTGCCGTGGTGGCAGTCGATACAGGCATCACCGGTGCCAAGATCACTTCGTATGTGGCGACCGACAACATCAAAGCCGCCAACGTGCAAGGCAAGTGGGCCGCTGGCGAGATCAAAGATGGCGACACCGTGATTTACGTGACAGGCGACCAAGGTCAGTCCACAGGTCAAGAGCGCAAGAAGGGTTTCATTGACGCCTTGAACGCTGGCCGTAAGAACGTGAAGATTGTGGAAGTGCCCACAACATGGGACCAGACCATGGCGCAAAACGGCGTGGAAGCAGCTCTTCGCAGCAACCCCAATGCCAAGGTGATTGCTTGTGCATGGGACGGCGGTGCATTGGGCGCAAAAGCTGCATTGATGGCTGCAGGCAAAAAACCAGGCGACATCAAAATCGCAGGCTTTGACGGTTCACCCGGCGGCTTGGACATGATGAAGCAAGGCTGGCAACAAGCCAACGCGGCACAAATGTTGGCCAAGATTGGCCAAGTGGGCGTGGAAACTGCCGTCGCTGCCGCACAAGGCAAAAAGGTTGAAGCCCGCATCGACACCGGTTCATTCTTGGTGCTGCCCTCCAACGTGGACAAATTCGCAGCCGACTCGGGCGTGGGTCAGTTCATGAAAGTCAAAGCCAAGTAA
- a CDS encoding ATP-binding cassette domain-containing protein, translated as MSKTVLEINHLTKHYGGVKALTDAHFQLLPGEHAAIVGDNGAGKSTFVRLITGVEQPNEGDILLEGQKVSFASPLDARDQGIETVYQTLALAEDLDVPANIFLGREITRLNLGPLSILNHKAMREQSASMLATTGVKIQDMSESLRGMSGGQRQCVAIARAAGFAKKLIILDEPTAALGVQETARVEQIIKGLKQQGIPLIIISHNLRQVFDLVDRIWVFRQGRIICSRLTRETSPEEIVGLITGAIDPASLKSEASVAC; from the coding sequence ATGTCAAAAACTGTTTTAGAAATCAACCACTTAACCAAGCACTACGGGGGCGTGAAAGCGCTCACCGATGCGCATTTTCAGCTGTTGCCAGGGGAGCATGCAGCCATCGTGGGGGACAACGGTGCAGGCAAAAGCACCTTTGTGCGGCTCATCACCGGTGTGGAGCAACCCAACGAGGGCGACATCTTGCTGGAGGGCCAGAAGGTGAGTTTTGCATCGCCCTTGGACGCACGGGATCAAGGCATTGAGACGGTGTACCAAACTTTGGCCTTGGCCGAAGACCTAGATGTGCCAGCCAATATTTTCTTGGGCCGTGAAATCACCCGCTTGAACTTGGGCCCTCTGTCCATCTTGAACCACAAGGCCATGCGCGAACAATCGGCCAGCATGTTGGCCACCACGGGTGTGAAGATTCAAGACATGTCTGAAAGTTTGCGCGGCATGTCGGGCGGCCAGCGCCAATGTGTGGCCATTGCGCGTGCCGCAGGTTTTGCCAAGAAACTCATCATCTTGGACGAACCCACTGCGGCCTTGGGCGTACAAGAAACAGCGCGCGTGGAGCAGATCATCAAAGGGCTGAAGCAACAAGGCATACCCCTCATCATCATCAGCCACAACTTACGCCAAGTGTTTGACTTGGTCGATCGCATCTGGGTGTTCCGTCAGGGGCGCATCATTTGTAGCCGTCTCACACGTGAAACCAGCCCCGAAGAAATTGTGGGCTTGATCACCGGTGCCATCGATCCAGCGTCCTTGAAATCTGAAGCGAGCGTCGCATGTTGA
- a CDS encoding RbsD/FucU family protein — MLKGIDPLLTPELLMHLSAMGHGEWVAVVDANFTADYLSQGKPVVRLPGHSLERVCKAVLSVFPLAADVAQPVAFMRVCNSPEGHATEAQQAVIDLAVAEGLHPSHVESVERFAFYDKIKSASLLVQTGEGTAYGNAMFCKGVILF, encoded by the coding sequence ATGTTGAAAGGCATTGATCCACTGCTCACGCCAGAGTTGCTCATGCATTTGAGCGCCATGGGGCACGGCGAGTGGGTGGCTGTGGTGGATGCCAATTTCACCGCCGATTATTTGAGTCAGGGCAAGCCCGTGGTTCGCCTGCCTGGGCATTCACTTGAGCGTGTCTGCAAAGCTGTCTTGTCAGTCTTTCCATTAGCGGCAGATGTGGCGCAACCCGTGGCTTTCATGCGGGTGTGCAACAGTCCAGAAGGCCATGCTACGGAAGCGCAGCAAGCGGTGATTGATTTGGCGGTGGCGGAAGGTTTGCATCCATCACACGTCGAATCGGTGGAACGGTTTGCGTTTTACGACAAAATCAAAAGCGCCAGTTTGCTGGTGCAAACCGGTGAAGGCACGGCCTACGGCAATGCGATGTTTTGTAAAGGTGTGATTCTGTTTTGA
- a CDS encoding ROK family transcriptional regulator, translating to MRGSNHVGMRQFNERIVLQAIRHHGAIPKADLARLTQLSTQTVAIIVSRLMDEGLLLKQARVRGKIGQPSVPLSLNPEGAFSVGIQVGRRSLELLVANFCGEQVQRIEVHYEFPEPDALFAAIAKGLKTLEKRMGEHWSRVVGVGLTAPLSLHKWADLMGGEAAQALTRWEHIDLQAQVQQLTNLPVVFAKDTTAACVAELLQGQGRRIRSFLYVFVGTFIGGGLVMSGHIVNGERGNAGAIGSLPVGLSTERSGMPPQLLQMASGWQLEQALMAAGHDPLLVHQEDIMNPSYEGLTQAWLAQASESLAMSVATSAALLDLDAVVLDGSLGEPLMTALMAATQKKLAQYRFDGIHQPALLKGQVGAHARALGGALLPMHSQFFPDKEIFLKQDQG from the coding sequence ATGCGGGGCTCCAACCATGTGGGCATGCGTCAGTTCAATGAGCGAATTGTGTTGCAAGCTATTCGCCACCACGGTGCCATTCCCAAAGCCGATCTGGCGCGCTTGACCCAACTGTCAACCCAAACGGTGGCCATCATCGTGAGCCGTTTGATGGATGAAGGTTTGCTGCTCAAGCAAGCCCGCGTTCGCGGCAAGATTGGCCAACCCTCCGTGCCCTTGTCTTTGAACCCCGAAGGTGCGTTCAGCGTGGGCATTCAGGTGGGGCGTCGCAGTTTGGAGTTGTTGGTCGCCAACTTTTGTGGCGAGCAAGTGCAGCGCATCGAAGTGCACTACGAATTCCCTGAACCCGATGCTTTGTTTGCTGCCATTGCCAAAGGTTTGAAAACGCTCGAAAAGCGCATGGGCGAACATTGGTCGCGTGTGGTCGGTGTGGGCTTGACTGCGCCTTTGTCGCTTCACAAATGGGCTGACCTGATGGGCGGTGAGGCCGCTCAAGCGCTGACGCGCTGGGAGCACATTGATCTGCAAGCGCAGGTTCAACAACTCACCAACTTGCCGGTGGTGTTTGCCAAAGACACCACGGCCGCGTGTGTGGCCGAACTGTTGCAAGGGCAGGGGCGACGCATTCGCAGTTTCTTGTATGTGTTTGTGGGCACCTTCATTGGGGGTGGTTTGGTCATGTCGGGCCACATCGTGAATGGTGAACGAGGCAATGCTGGCGCCATCGGCTCTTTGCCTGTGGGTTTGTCAACAGAACGTTCAGGCATGCCACCGCAGCTTTTGCAAATGGCTTCGGGTTGGCAATTGGAGCAAGCTTTGATGGCGGCAGGGCATGACCCGTTGCTGGTGCATCAAGAAGACATCATGAACCCGAGTTATGAAGGTCTGACGCAGGCTTGGTTGGCACAAGCCAGCGAGTCCTTGGCCATGTCGGTGGCCACTTCTGCCGCCTTATTGGATTTGGATGCGGTGGTGTTAGACGGCTCTTTGGGTGAGCCCTTAATGACCGCCTTGATGGCCGCCACCCAAAAAAAGTTGGCGCAGTATCGTTTTGATGGCATTCATCAGCCAGCCCTGCTCAAAGGCCAGGTGGGTGCGCATGCGCGCGCGTTGGGTGGCGCCTTGTTGCCCATGCACAGTCAGTTTTTTCCAGACAAAGAAATTTTCTTGAAACAAGATCAGGGTTAA
- a CDS encoding LysR family transcriptional regulator, producing MSISAKVLLNRLMSKARFRHFEVLVRLTELGSVKRTAESIGMTQPGVTQLLADLEELLEVKLFHRHARGVLPTQACQDLLPMARQCLLGLSTSAEAIADRSTLGQGVVRIKASTAGINGLLVEAVPALNAQFPGIQLHIHEAELNEQFASINQGDIDIGVCRQPAQSPAGWQFQALMADEFVVVCNPSHRLAKKSKVTWKELSQETWVLSPIGSAAREKFEALSQQYKFTPNTCHVITRVSSMTWAMMQQRPLLTLVPASVFQQLKNAQQLTTVNLKEKLPFDPLGLLLPERDASLATQSVANFLRDFCQQHHKLKSSRS from the coding sequence ATGTCAATTTCCGCCAAAGTTCTGCTCAACCGCCTGATGTCCAAAGCCAGGTTTCGACATTTCGAAGTTTTGGTTCGTCTCACTGAACTGGGCAGCGTCAAGCGCACCGCTGAGTCCATTGGCATGACCCAACCTGGCGTGACGCAGTTACTGGCCGACTTGGAGGAATTGTTGGAAGTGAAACTGTTTCACCGACATGCGCGTGGCGTCTTGCCTACACAGGCCTGCCAAGATTTGTTGCCAATGGCTCGGCAATGCTTATTGGGCTTGAGCACCAGTGCAGAGGCGATTGCCGACAGGTCCACCCTGGGGCAAGGCGTGGTGCGCATCAAAGCCTCAACCGCAGGCATCAATGGCTTGTTGGTAGAGGCTGTGCCAGCTTTGAATGCCCAATTTCCGGGCATTCAGCTGCACATTCACGAAGCCGAACTGAACGAACAGTTTGCGTCCATCAACCAAGGCGACATTGACATAGGGGTCTGCCGCCAGCCCGCACAAAGCCCTGCAGGCTGGCAGTTTCAAGCTTTGATGGCCGATGAATTTGTGGTGGTCTGCAACCCCTCACACCGCCTCGCCAAAAAGTCCAAAGTGACATGGAAAGAATTGAGCCAAGAAACTTGGGTCTTGTCCCCCATCGGTTCAGCCGCACGCGAAAAATTCGAAGCACTCAGTCAACAGTACAAATTCACGCCCAACACCTGCCACGTGATCACGCGGGTGTCGTCCATGACCTGGGCCATGATGCAGCAAAGGCCGCTGCTGACGCTGGTGCCCGCCAGTGTTTTTCAGCAATTGAAAAATGCACAGCAACTGACCACGGTCAATTTGAAAGAGAAACTTCCGTTTGACCCCTTGGGTTTGTTGTTGCCCGAAAGAGATGCCTCATTGGCCACGCAATCGGTTGCCAACTTTCTGAGGGATTTTTGCCAGCAACACCACAAACTGAAAAGCAGTCGATCTTGA
- a CDS encoding Bug family tripartite tricarboxylate transporter substrate binding protein has translation MTLTRRKLSAALAAGIASTWGAGVAWAQSYPQKAVKLVVGSPPGGPSDFLARVLADSIGPGMGQNFIVENKPGASGMPAADQVVKGVADGHQLLISGPASIVVMPHMFSKITYDPMRELVPVTMLGAGAFVLVVHPSVKANNVKDLIALAKANPNQLTYGSGGNGSSGHLCTEYFNGLAGVKMTHIPYKGDGQAVVDLLAGQIQVMFTAPNVAMAHVKSGKLRLLAVTTKERVSSMPDIATVHEMGVKDFEYLGWIIVFAPAATPPAVVDQLSSAWLKVKNTPAIAQKLNELAMAAPERYSARPALQDFVKSEYVRLGKLIKDNNIKSEV, from the coding sequence ATGACACTGACCCGTCGAAAACTAAGCGCCGCCTTGGCAGCAGGCATTGCCAGCACTTGGGGTGCTGGCGTGGCTTGGGCGCAGAGCTATCCGCAAAAAGCAGTCAAGCTGGTGGTGGGCTCACCCCCAGGTGGACCTTCAGACTTTTTGGCGCGTGTCTTGGCCGATTCGATTGGGCCCGGCATGGGGCAAAACTTCATTGTTGAGAACAAGCCAGGCGCCAGTGGCATGCCTGCGGCTGATCAGGTGGTCAAGGGCGTTGCCGATGGCCATCAGTTGCTGATTTCTGGCCCAGCATCTATTGTGGTGATGCCGCACATGTTCTCCAAAATCACCTACGACCCGATGCGGGAGTTGGTGCCAGTCACCATGTTGGGTGCAGGCGCATTTGTGCTGGTTGTGCATCCTTCGGTTAAGGCCAATAACGTCAAAGATTTGATTGCCCTGGCCAAAGCCAATCCCAATCAGCTCACTTATGGATCTGGTGGCAATGGTTCATCGGGCCATTTGTGCACAGAGTATTTCAATGGCCTAGCGGGCGTCAAAATGACGCACATCCCCTACAAGGGCGACGGCCAGGCGGTGGTCGATTTGTTGGCCGGTCAGATTCAAGTGATGTTCACCGCCCCCAATGTGGCCATGGCCCATGTGAAGTCAGGCAAGCTGCGTTTGCTGGCGGTGACCACCAAAGAACGCGTCAGTTCCATGCCCGACATCGCAACAGTGCACGAGATGGGTGTGAAAGATTTTGAGTACCTCGGCTGGATCATTGTCTTTGCACCTGCCGCCACGCCGCCTGCTGTGGTGGATCAACTGTCAAGCGCATGGTTGAAGGTGAAGAACACGCCCGCCATTGCGCAAAAACTCAACGAGTTGGCCATGGCCGCACCAGAGCGTTACAGCGCGCGCCCCGCTCTGCAAGACTTTGTCAAATCTGAATACGTCCGCTTGGGCAAACTCATCAAAGACAACAACATCAAGTCAGAGGTTTGA
- a CDS encoding alpha/beta fold hydrolase produces the protein MSFESLAVQRWALPNGIELHGVRAGNGVPLIFIHGAMGDWRSWEAQWSAFTAHFDCISYSRRFSFPNQNHQPSPHHSALDEAQDLVHLLNLLNIDKAILVGSSYGGFTALALAVQAPQRIQALVAVEPPMMKYAYFTPEGRDIADAFRTGTIEPANAAFREGDDVLAAQIMTGGINGATSAVASGAAMEKRLQNLQAMKMIALSSDEFPLIPPEQLAALPMPVLLMSGLNTQPVHKAIFDNVVVAMPNAKAVRVAGAGHGVSREQAAFFNTTVLAFLAESSTL, from the coding sequence GTGAGCTTTGAATCTTTGGCTGTGCAGCGATGGGCTTTGCCCAATGGTATCGAGTTGCACGGCGTGCGCGCAGGCAATGGCGTGCCTCTCATCTTCATTCATGGCGCCATGGGCGATTGGCGTTCATGGGAAGCGCAGTGGTCTGCTTTTACAGCGCACTTTGATTGCATTTCTTACAGCCGTCGGTTCAGTTTTCCCAATCAGAACCATCAACCCTCGCCGCACCATTCGGCGTTGGACGAAGCACAAGACCTTGTGCATTTGTTGAACTTGCTCAACATTGACAAGGCCATCTTGGTGGGCAGCTCTTATGGCGGCTTTACGGCTTTGGCCCTTGCGGTTCAAGCGCCACAACGCATTCAAGCGCTGGTGGCCGTTGAGCCGCCCATGATGAAGTATGCGTATTTCACACCCGAAGGCCGAGACATTGCCGACGCATTTCGAACAGGCACCATTGAACCTGCCAACGCCGCGTTCAGAGAGGGTGACGATGTGCTTGCAGCGCAAATCATGACAGGTGGCATCAATGGTGCGACCTCCGCAGTGGCGTCGGGTGCGGCCATGGAAAAGCGTTTGCAGAATTTGCAAGCCATGAAAATGATCGCGTTGTCGAGCGATGAGTTTCCGCTCATTCCGCCTGAACAATTGGCGGCTTTGCCGATGCCTGTGCTGTTGATGTCAGGGTTGAATACGCAGCCTGTGCACAAGGCCATCTTCGACAACGTGGTCGTCGCGATGCCCAACGCCAAAGCGGTGCGTGTGGCCGGTGCCGGTCATGGCGTCAGTCGAGAGCAAGCGGCATTTTTCAACACCACGGTGTTGGCTTTTTTGGCAGAATCCTCGACGCTTTGA